A single Pseudomonas brassicacearum DNA region contains:
- a CDS encoding ABC transporter permease — protein sequence MFPESFTFSIADWVNGWVDSLVTNYGDVFRHISETLLWAIVNLEGLLRMAPWWLMLAIVGGIAWHATRKVATTAIIVGLLFLVGAVGLWDKLMQTLALMLVATFISVLIGIPLGILSARSNRLRSVLMPLLDIMQTMPSFVYLIPVLMLFGLGKVPAIFATVIYAAPPLIRLTDLGIRQVDGEVMEAINAFGANRWQQLFGVQLPLALPSIMAGINQTTMMALSMVVIASMIGARGLGEDVLVGIQTLNVGRGLEAGLAIVILAVVIDRITQAYGRPRHEVSK from the coding sequence ATGTTTCCCGAAAGCTTTACCTTCTCCATCGCCGATTGGGTCAACGGTTGGGTCGACTCCCTGGTGACCAACTATGGCGATGTGTTCCGGCACATCTCCGAGACCCTGCTGTGGGCCATCGTCAACCTCGAAGGCCTGCTGCGCATGGCGCCCTGGTGGCTGATGCTGGCCATCGTCGGCGGCATCGCCTGGCACGCCACCCGCAAGGTCGCAACCACGGCGATCATTGTCGGCCTGCTGTTCCTGGTGGGCGCGGTGGGCCTGTGGGACAAACTGATGCAGACCCTCGCCCTGATGCTGGTGGCGACATTTATTTCGGTATTGATCGGCATTCCGCTGGGCATTCTCTCGGCGCGCAGCAATCGCCTGCGTTCGGTGCTGATGCCGCTGCTGGACATCATGCAGACCATGCCGAGCTTCGTGTACCTGATTCCGGTGTTGATGCTGTTCGGCCTGGGCAAGGTCCCGGCGATTTTCGCCACGGTGATCTACGCCGCGCCCCCACTGATTCGCCTGACCGACCTGGGCATCCGCCAGGTGGACGGCGAAGTGATGGAAGCTATCAACGCCTTTGGCGCCAACCGCTGGCAACAACTGTTCGGCGTGCAACTGCCCCTGGCCCTGCCGAGCATCATGGCCGGGATCAACCAGACCACCATGATGGCCCTGTCGATGGTCGTCATCGCCTCGATGATCGGCGCCCGTGGCCTGGGTGAAGACGTACTGGTGGGCATCCAGACCCTCAACGTCGGACGTGGCCTGGAAGCGGGCCTGGCCATCGTGATTCTCGCCGTGGTCATCGACCGCATTACCCAGGCCTATGGTCGTCCTCGGCATGAGGTGAGCAAATGA
- a CDS encoding purine-cytosine permease family protein has protein sequence MAVTSTRASSKPLIEKRSIDYIPETERHGRLLSQFTLWMGANLQITAIVTGALAVVLGGDVFWSLIGLLIGQLLGGGVMALHAAQGPKLGLPQMISSRVQFGVYGAAIPIVLVCLMYLGFTATGTVLSGQALGQLFGVSDSVGILIFASVIVLVTVLGYRVIHFIGRVASILGVIAFVYLFARLMSQTDVGALLQIRHFSWSSFLLAVSLAASWQIAFGPYVADYSRYLPSKTSSVKTFFAAGAGSVIGAQVAMILGVFAAASANGQFAGHEVAYIVGLGGTGATAALLYFSIAFGKVTISTLNSYGSFMCIATIISGFRGHLNVTRLQRLVFVLVIVGAATLIALLGQHSFLGAFKSFILFLLAFFTPWSAINLVDYYCITRERYDVPALNDPNGRYGRWNALGISVYVFGVLVQLPFIATKFYTGPLVEAMGGVDISWIIGLVVPAALYYVVARKWHSAVPDQLILPVEQDAVDAQPSRAGRIQAV, from the coding sequence ATGGCTGTCACCAGCACGCGCGCAAGCAGCAAGCCGTTGATCGAGAAACGTTCGATCGACTACATCCCGGAAACGGAGAGACACGGCCGATTGTTGAGCCAGTTCACCCTCTGGATGGGGGCCAACCTGCAAATCACTGCCATTGTCACCGGCGCATTGGCGGTGGTGCTGGGCGGTGATGTGTTCTGGTCGTTGATCGGTTTGCTGATCGGCCAACTGCTCGGCGGTGGCGTCATGGCGTTGCATGCCGCGCAAGGGCCCAAGCTGGGCCTGCCGCAGATGATCTCCAGCCGTGTGCAGTTCGGTGTGTATGGCGCGGCCATCCCGATCGTGCTGGTGTGCCTGATGTACCTGGGTTTCACCGCAACGGGAACCGTGCTTTCCGGCCAGGCGCTGGGCCAGTTGTTTGGCGTCAGCGACAGTGTCGGCATCCTCATTTTTGCCAGTGTCATCGTGCTGGTCACGGTGCTCGGTTATCGGGTGATTCACTTCATTGGCCGTGTCGCCAGCATCCTTGGTGTGATTGCCTTTGTTTACCTGTTCGCTCGCCTGATGAGCCAGACGGACGTTGGCGCACTCCTGCAAATCCGCCATTTCAGCTGGAGCAGTTTCCTGCTGGCGGTGTCGCTCGCGGCCTCCTGGCAGATCGCCTTCGGCCCCTACGTAGCGGACTATTCGCGTTACCTGCCGAGCAAGACGTCCTCGGTCAAAACCTTTTTTGCCGCGGGCGCCGGTTCAGTCATCGGCGCACAGGTGGCGATGATCCTCGGCGTGTTTGCCGCGGCCTCGGCCAACGGGCAGTTTGCCGGTCACGAAGTGGCCTACATCGTTGGCCTGGGGGGCACCGGCGCCACCGCCGCGCTGCTGTACTTCAGCATCGCGTTCGGCAAGGTCACCATCTCCACGCTGAACTCCTACGGCAGTTTCATGTGCATTGCGACCATCATCAGCGGCTTTCGGGGCCACTTGAACGTAACGCGCCTGCAGCGTCTGGTCTTCGTGCTGGTCATCGTTGGCGCTGCGACCCTGATCGCGCTGCTCGGCCAGCACTCGTTCCTCGGTGCGTTCAAGTCTTTCATCCTGTTCCTGCTGGCGTTCTTCACGCCTTGGAGCGCGATCAACCTGGTGGACTACTACTGCATCACTCGTGAGCGCTATGACGTGCCGGCACTGAACGATCCGAACGGTCGCTACGGTCGTTGGAACGCCCTCGGCATCAGCGTCTATGTCTTCGGCGTACTGGTTCAACTGCCGTTCATTGCCACCAAGTTCTATACCGGTCCGCTGGTGGAAGCCATGGGCGGTGTGGATATTTCCTGGATCATCGGCCTGGTGGTCCCGGCGGCGTTGTATTACGTCGTCGCCAGGAAGTGGCACAGCGCAGTACCCGATCAATTGATCCTGCCGGTCGAGCAGGACGCGGTTGACGCACAACCGAGCAGGGCGGGCCGCATCCAAGCGGTCTGA
- a CDS encoding HutD family protein, translated as MSQLKVLRAADYPRMPWKNGGGSTEEITRDAGTGLEGFGWRLSIADIGESGGFSTFAGYERVISVLQGDGMTLNVDGQATRALHPLDPFAFSGQSHVYCTLLGGPIRDFNLIYAPQRYRARLQWLGGQQRFFSEAQTVLVFSAAPGLAVKIGESAVGLGLYDCLQLSGNTGLVNISTHGQCCVIELTAR; from the coding sequence ATGAGCCAGTTGAAGGTTTTACGCGCGGCAGACTACCCACGCATGCCGTGGAAAAACGGTGGCGGCAGCACCGAAGAAATCACCCGTGATGCCGGCACCGGCCTGGAAGGTTTCGGTTGGCGGCTGTCGATTGCCGATATCGGTGAGTCGGGCGGGTTTTCCACTTTTGCCGGTTACGAGCGGGTCATCAGTGTCTTGCAGGGAGACGGCATGACGCTGAACGTCGATGGCCAGGCCACGCGGGCTTTGCATCCGCTGGACCCTTTTGCGTTCAGCGGCCAGAGCCATGTGTATTGCACGCTGCTGGGCGGGCCGATTCGCGACTTCAACCTGATCTACGCGCCGCAGCGTTACCGCGCACGGTTGCAGTGGCTGGGCGGCCAGCAGCGGTTTTTCAGCGAGGCGCAAACGGTGCTGGTGTTCAGTGCGGCTCCGGGATTGGCCGTCAAGATCGGTGAGTCCGCCGTGGGCTTGGGCCTCTACGACTGTTTACAACTGAGCGGTAACACCGGGCTGGTGAACATTTCCACCCACGGCCAATGCTGCGTGATCGAGCTGACGGCCCGCTGA
- a CDS encoding methyl-accepting chemotaxis protein, protein MTRNMKFSHKILLAAALVVAVAFACFILFNDYRQRQSLNTSTETSMQELGSLTSRNIQTWVDGRIQLLQSLAQQIAVDGSSADSLKRAVGLPAYTGNFQLSYFGGTDGVMFSVPAGNRAADYDPRARGWYKAANSAQQTIVTEPYIAASSGKLVITVATPVQHQNQMIGVAGADIDLSSVSAIINSLNFGGHGHAFIVSADGKILIHPDSKRVLKTLAEAYPNGAPQISPGVKEVDLDGKTQFISFTHVNGVPGADWYVALVLDKDTALAMLSEFRTSALIAMVIAVVFIIALLGLLIRVLMQPLLAMGRAMHDIAEGEGDLTRRLVIHGHDEFGALGTSFNRFVERIHTSIREVASATGQVNEVALRVVSASNSSMFNSDQQASRTSSVAAAINQLGAAAQEIAQNAALASQHSSEARNLAEDGQHVVDKTIAAMQQLSAKISDSCGNIETLNSNTVNIGQILEVITSISQQTNLLALNAAIEAARAGEAGRGFAVVADEVRNLAHRTQDSAQQVQKMIEELQVGAREAVLTMTDSQRQSEGSVSIANQAGERLGSVTQRIGEIDGMNQSVATATEEQTAVVESINVDITEINTLNQEGVENLQATLRACADLEQQAARLKQLVGSFRI, encoded by the coding sequence ATGACCAGAAACATGAAATTCAGCCATAAAATCCTGTTGGCTGCCGCCCTCGTGGTGGCCGTTGCATTCGCCTGTTTCATCCTGTTCAACGACTATCGTCAACGTCAGAGCTTGAACACCAGCACCGAGACCTCCATGCAGGAGCTCGGCAGCCTGACCAGCCGCAACATCCAGACGTGGGTCGACGGCCGCATCCAGTTGCTGCAATCGCTGGCCCAACAGATCGCCGTGGACGGCAGCAGTGCCGACAGCCTCAAGCGCGCCGTGGGCCTGCCGGCCTACACCGGCAATTTCCAGCTCAGCTATTTTGGCGGCACCGACGGCGTGATGTTCTCGGTACCGGCCGGCAATCGCGCCGCCGATTACGACCCGCGCGCCCGTGGCTGGTACAAGGCCGCCAACAGCGCACAGCAAACCATCGTCACCGAACCCTACATCGCCGCCTCGTCGGGCAAGCTGGTGATCACCGTCGCCACCCCGGTGCAACACCAGAACCAGATGATCGGCGTGGCCGGTGCGGACATCGACCTGTCCAGCGTCAGCGCCATCATCAACTCGCTGAACTTCGGCGGCCACGGCCACGCGTTCATCGTCAGCGCCGACGGCAAGATCCTGATCCACCCCGACAGCAAGCGCGTGCTCAAGACCCTGGCCGAGGCCTACCCTAACGGCGCGCCTCAGATCAGCCCGGGCGTGAAAGAAGTCGATCTCGACGGCAAGACCCAATTCATCTCCTTCACCCACGTCAACGGCGTGCCGGGAGCCGACTGGTACGTGGCGCTGGTGCTCGACAAGGACACCGCGCTGGCGATGCTCAGCGAGTTCCGTACTTCGGCACTGATCGCCATGGTCATTGCCGTGGTGTTCATCATCGCCCTGCTCGGCCTGTTGATCCGTGTGCTGATGCAGCCGCTGCTGGCCATGGGCCGCGCCATGCATGACATCGCCGAAGGCGAAGGCGACCTGACCCGGCGCCTGGTCATCCATGGCCACGACGAGTTCGGTGCGCTGGGTACGTCGTTCAACCGGTTTGTCGAGCGCATTCATACCTCGATCCGTGAAGTGGCTTCGGCCACCGGGCAGGTCAACGAAGTCGCCCTGCGCGTGGTCAGCGCGTCCAACTCGTCGATGTTCAATTCCGACCAGCAGGCTTCGCGCACCAGCAGCGTGGCCGCGGCCATCAACCAGCTCGGCGCCGCCGCCCAGGAAATCGCCCAGAACGCCGCCCTCGCCTCACAGCATTCCAGCGAAGCCCGCAACCTGGCCGAAGATGGCCAGCACGTGGTGGATAAGACCATCGCGGCCATGCAACAGCTGTCGGCCAAGATCAGCGATTCGTGCGGCAACATCGAAACCTTGAACAGCAACACGGTGAACATCGGCCAGATTCTTGAGGTGATCACCAGCATTTCCCAGCAGACCAACCTGCTCGCCCTCAACGCCGCCATCGAAGCCGCCCGGGCGGGTGAAGCCGGACGCGGCTTCGCAGTAGTGGCCGATGAAGTGCGCAACCTGGCCCACCGCACCCAGGATTCGGCGCAGCAAGTGCAGAAAATGATCGAAGAGTTGCAAGTCGGCGCCCGGGAAGCGGTACTGACCATGACCGATAGCCAGCGCCAGAGCGAAGGCAGCGTCAGCATCGCCAACCAGGCCGGCGAACGCCTGGGCAGCGTGACCCAGCGTATTGGTGAAATCGATGGCATGAACCAGTCCGTGGCCACCGCCACCGAAGAACAGACCGCCGTGGTGGAGTCGATCAACGTCGACATCACCGAGATCAACACCCTGAACCAGGAAGGCGTGGAAAACCTGCAAGCCACCTTGCGGGCCTGTGCCGACCTGGAACAGCAGGCGGCGCGGTTGAAGCAGTTGGTGGGTAGTTTCCGGATCTAG
- a CDS encoding DUF924 family protein translates to MAEPWQPLLDWWFGSAKTPDEISADKGKLWFGKGHDRQAQERFGDQVELALAGGLTDWAQRPQGWLALVLLLDQLPRMIFRDTPKAFSGDLRAQALVAQGMAAGFDRQLTPIQRVFIYLVLEHCENLAVQNEAVSRFIDLVREQPEAQRAVFEDNLDYAERHQKIIARFGRFPHRNAVLGRESTAEEIEFLNRPGSRF, encoded by the coding sequence ATGGCCGAGCCCTGGCAGCCGTTGCTCGATTGGTGGTTTGGTTCAGCCAAGACACCAGACGAAATATCCGCTGACAAGGGCAAGCTGTGGTTTGGCAAAGGCCATGATCGCCAGGCGCAGGAGCGCTTTGGCGATCAGGTCGAGCTGGCACTGGCCGGCGGATTGACCGACTGGGCGCAACGCCCGCAAGGTTGGCTGGCCCTGGTGCTGCTACTGGACCAACTCCCGCGAATGATCTTTCGCGATACCCCCAAGGCCTTCTCCGGTGACCTGCGTGCCCAAGCGCTGGTGGCCCAGGGCATGGCAGCGGGTTTCGACCGGCAACTCACACCGATCCAGCGCGTATTCATCTACCTGGTGCTCGAGCACTGCGAAAACCTGGCGGTGCAGAACGAAGCCGTGTCGCGGTTTATCGACCTGGTGCGAGAACAACCGGAGGCGCAGCGGGCGGTGTTTGAAGACAACCTGGATTATGCCGAGCGGCATCAGAAGATCATTGCCCGGTTTGGGCGCTTTCCTCATCGCAATGCGGTGTTGGGGCGGGAGTCCACGGCTGAGGAAATCGAGTTTTTGAACAGGCCTGGGTCCAGGTTCTGA
- the hutU gene encoding urocanate hydratase, whose translation MTDATRKPEKYRDVEIRAPRGNTLTAKSWLTEAPLRMLMNNLDPEVAENPKELVVYGGIGRAARNWECYDKIVESLTHLNDDETLLVQSGKPVGVFKTHSNAPRVLIANSNLVPHWASWEHFNELDAKGLAMYGQMTAGSWIYIGSQGIVQGTYETFVEAGRQHYDSNLKGRWVLTAGLGGMGGAQPLAATLAGACSLNIECQQVSIDFRLKTRYVDEQATDLDDALARIEKYTAEGKAISIALCGNAAEILPEMVRRGVRPDMVTDQTSAHDPLNGYLPAGWTWDEYRARAKTEPAAVVKAAKQSMAVHVKAMLAFQKMGVPTFDYGNNIRQMAQEEGVENAFDFPGFVPAYIRPLFCRGIGPFRWAALSGDPQDIYKTDAKVKELIPDDAHLHNWLDMARERISFQGLPARICWVGLGQRAKLGLAFNEMVRSGELSAPIVIGRDHLDSGSVASPNRETESMQDGSDAVSDWPLLNALLNTASGATWVSLHHGGGVGMGFSQHSGMVIVCDGTDEAAERIARVLHNDPATGVMRHADAGYQIAIDCAKEQGLNLPMITG comes from the coding sequence GTGACCGACGCTACCCGCAAACCCGAAAAATACCGTGACGTTGAAATCCGTGCCCCTCGCGGTAACACGCTGACCGCCAAGAGCTGGCTGACTGAAGCGCCGTTGCGCATGCTGATGAACAACCTCGACCCGGAAGTGGCCGAGAACCCCAAGGAACTGGTGGTCTACGGTGGTATCGGTCGTGCGGCACGCAACTGGGAGTGCTACGACAAGATCGTCGAAAGCCTGACCCACCTGAACGACGACGAAACCCTGCTGGTGCAATCCGGCAAGCCGGTAGGGGTATTCAAGACCCACAGCAACGCCCCTCGCGTATTGATCGCCAACTCCAACCTGGTGCCGCACTGGGCCAGTTGGGAGCACTTCAACGAACTCGACGCCAAGGGCCTGGCCATGTACGGCCAGATGACCGCCGGCAGCTGGATCTACATCGGCAGCCAGGGCATCGTGCAAGGCACTTATGAAACCTTCGTCGAGGCCGGCCGCCAGCATTACGACTCCAACCTCAAGGGCCGTTGGGTCCTGACCGCCGGCCTGGGCGGCATGGGCGGTGCGCAACCGTTGGCCGCGACGCTGGCCGGTGCTTGTTCGCTGAACATCGAATGCCAACAGGTGAGCATCGATTTCCGCCTGAAAACCCGCTATGTCGATGAGCAAGCCACTGACCTGGACGACGCCCTGGCGCGCATCGAGAAATACACCGCCGAAGGCAAGGCGATTTCCATCGCGCTGTGTGGGAACGCTGCCGAGATCCTGCCGGAAATGGTCCGCCGTGGTGTACGCCCGGACATGGTCACCGACCAGACCAGCGCCCACGACCCCCTCAACGGCTACCTGCCGGCCGGCTGGACCTGGGACGAATACCGTGCCCGTGCCAAGACCGAGCCTGCCGCCGTGGTGAAGGCCGCCAAGCAATCGATGGCCGTCCACGTCAAAGCCATGCTGGCCTTCCAGAAAATGGGCGTGCCGACCTTCGACTACGGCAACAACATCCGCCAGATGGCCCAGGAAGAGGGCGTCGAAAATGCCTTCGATTTCCCAGGCTTCGTCCCGGCGTATATCCGTCCGCTGTTCTGCCGTGGCATTGGCCCGTTCCGCTGGGCTGCGCTGTCGGGTGACCCGCAGGACATCTACAAGACCGACGCCAAGGTCAAGGAACTGATCCCCGACGACGCCCACCTGCACAACTGGCTGGACATGGCCCGCGAGCGCATCAGCTTCCAGGGTCTGCCGGCACGTATCTGCTGGGTCGGCCTGGGCCAGCGCGCCAAGTTGGGCCTGGCGTTCAACGAGATGGTGCGCAGCGGCGAATTGTCGGCACCGATCGTCATCGGTCGCGACCACTTGGACTCCGGTTCCGTGGCCAGCCCCAACCGTGAAACCGAATCCATGCAGGACGGTTCCGATGCCGTCTCCGACTGGCCGCTGCTCAACGCCTTGCTCAACACTGCCAGCGGCGCGACCTGGGTGTCGCTGCACCACGGTGGCGGCGTCGGCATGGGCTTCTCCCAGCACTCGGGCATGGTCATCGTTTGCGACGGTACCGACGAAGCGGCCGAGCGCATTGCCCGTGTGCTGCACAACGACCCGGCCACGGGCGTGATGCGCCATGCCGATGCCGGCTACCAGATCGCCATTGATTGCGCCAAGGAACAGGGGCTGAACCTGCCGATGATTACCGGGTAG
- a CDS encoding ABC transporter substrate-binding protein yields MKSNKTLLTTLLAMGLLASAGATQAAGWCESGKPVKFAGLNWESGMLLTDVMQVVLEKGYDCKTDSLPGNSITMENALGSNDIQVFAEEWVGRSEVWNKAEKAGKVVGVGAPVVGAIEGWYVPRYVVEGDAKRKLEAKAPGLKNIADLGQYAAVFKDPEEPSKGRFYNCPAGWTCELDNSEMLKSYGLEKTYTNFRPGTGPALDAAVLSSYKRGEPILFYYWSPTPLMGQVDLVKLEEKPGVDKSVSIKVGLSKTFHDEAPELVAVLEKVNLPIDILNQNLGRMAKERIESPKLAKIFLKEHPEVWHAWVSEDAAKKIDAAL; encoded by the coding sequence ATGAAGTCGAACAAGACCCTGCTGACCACATTGCTTGCCATGGGCCTGCTGGCCAGCGCTGGCGCCACACAAGCGGCGGGTTGGTGCGAGTCGGGTAAACCGGTGAAGTTCGCCGGCCTGAACTGGGAAAGCGGCATGCTGCTGACCGACGTGATGCAAGTGGTGCTGGAAAAAGGCTACGACTGCAAGACCGACAGCCTGCCCGGCAACTCCATCACCATGGAAAACGCCTTGGGCAGCAACGACATCCAGGTGTTTGCCGAAGAATGGGTCGGCCGCAGTGAAGTCTGGAACAAGGCCGAGAAGGCCGGCAAGGTAGTCGGCGTCGGTGCCCCGGTCGTGGGCGCCATCGAAGGCTGGTACGTGCCGCGCTACGTGGTTGAAGGCGACGCCAAGCGCAAGCTCGAAGCCAAGGCACCGGGCCTGAAGAACATCGCTGACCTGGGCCAGTACGCCGCCGTGTTCAAGGACCCGGAAGAACCGTCCAAGGGCCGTTTCTACAACTGCCCGGCCGGTTGGACCTGCGAGCTGGACAACAGCGAAATGCTGAAAAGCTACGGCCTGGAAAAAACCTACACCAACTTCCGTCCAGGCACCGGCCCGGCACTGGATGCGGCGGTGCTGTCGAGCTACAAGCGTGGCGAGCCGATCCTGTTCTACTACTGGTCGCCCACGCCGCTGATGGGCCAGGTGGACCTGGTGAAGCTGGAAGAAAAACCGGGCGTGGATAAGAGCGTAAGCATCAAGGTCGGCCTGTCCAAGACCTTCCACGACGAAGCCCCGGAACTGGTGGCGGTGCTGGAAAAGGTCAACCTGCCGATCGATATCCTGAACCAGAACCTCGGGCGCATGGCCAAGGAGCGGATCGAGTCGCCGAAACTGGCGAAGATCTTCCTGAAGGAACATCCTGAAGTCTGGCACGCCTGGGTAAGCGAAGACGCTGCCAAGAAAATCGACGCGGCTCTGTAG
- the hutC gene encoding histidine utilization repressor, with the protein MGDSPAPLYARVKQMITQQIDSGNWPPHYRVPSESELVSQLGFSRMTINRALREMTADGLLVRMQGVGTFVAEPKSQSALFEVHNIADEIASRGHRHTCKVITLEEEAAGSERALALDMREGQKVFHSLIVHFENDIPVQIEDRFVNALVAPDYLKQDFTVQTPYAYLNQVAPLTEGEHVVEAILAEPNECRLLQIERGEPCLLIRRRTWSGRQPVTAARLIHPGSRHSLEGRFHK; encoded by the coding sequence ATGGGTGACAGTCCGGCACCCCTGTACGCCCGCGTCAAACAGATGATTACCCAGCAGATCGACAGTGGGAACTGGCCGCCGCATTACCGCGTGCCGTCGGAAAGCGAACTGGTCAGCCAACTGGGCTTCAGTCGCATGACCATCAACCGTGCGCTGCGGGAAATGACCGCCGACGGCCTGTTGGTGCGCATGCAGGGTGTCGGCACCTTCGTGGCCGAGCCCAAGAGCCAGTCCGCATTGTTCGAAGTGCATAACATCGCCGACGAAATCGCCTCCCGTGGCCATCGCCACACTTGCAAGGTCATCACCCTGGAAGAAGAGGCGGCCGGTTCCGAGCGGGCCCTGGCCCTGGACATGCGCGAAGGCCAGAAGGTGTTCCATTCGCTGATCGTGCATTTCGAGAACGACATCCCCGTGCAAATCGAGGACCGTTTCGTCAATGCACTGGTGGCGCCGGACTACCTCAAGCAGGACTTCACCGTGCAAACCCCCTATGCCTATCTGAATCAGGTCGCGCCGTTGACCGAGGGCGAGCATGTGGTCGAGGCGATCCTGGCCGAGCCGAACGAATGCAGGCTGTTGCAGATCGAAAGGGGCGAGCCGTGCCTGTTGATCCGCCGCCGTACCTGGTCCGGACGCCAGCCGGTGACCGCCGCACGCCTGATCCATCCGGGGTCGCGTCACAGTCTGGAAGGGCGCTTTCATAAATGA
- a CDS encoding formimidoylglutamate deiminase, which produces MSAFFAERALLPSGWAHDVRLEVDAKGVLTHIQAGSHADGAERLGGALLPGMPNLHSHAFQRAMAGLAEVAGNPNDSFWTWRDLMYRLVGKISPDQLGIIARQLYIEMLKAGYTSVAEFHYVHHDTDGTPYADPAELALRISHAASAAGIGLTLLPVLYSHSGFGGQTPNDGQRRFINSTENYLKLQSRLQPILAGQPSQALGLCFHSLRAVTPGQIQDVLAASDRDCPVHIHIAEQQKEVDDCLSWSGARPLQWLYENTEVDSRWCLVHATHANAQEVSLMARSRAIAGLCLTTEANLGDGIFPAVDFLAQGGRLGIGSDSHVSLSVVEELRWLEYGQRLRDQRRNRVHRADQPMVGRTLFDAALEGGAQALGQPIGALEIGKRADWLVLDGCDPYLATAQGDGILNRWLFAGGDRQVRDVMVGGRWVVRDGRHAGEEESARAFTQVLRELLG; this is translated from the coding sequence ATGTCCGCCTTCTTTGCCGAACGCGCGCTGCTGCCTAGTGGATGGGCCCATGATGTACGTCTCGAGGTCGATGCCAAAGGCGTCCTGACCCATATCCAGGCCGGTTCCCACGCAGACGGTGCCGAACGGCTGGGCGGTGCGCTGTTGCCGGGCATGCCGAACCTGCACTCCCACGCCTTCCAACGGGCCATGGCCGGGCTGGCAGAAGTGGCGGGCAATCCCAACGACAGTTTCTGGACCTGGCGCGACTTGATGTATCGCCTTGTCGGAAAAATCAGCCCCGACCAACTCGGCATCATCGCCCGCCAGCTGTACATCGAAATGCTCAAGGCCGGCTACACCTCGGTCGCCGAATTCCACTACGTACACCACGACACCGACGGCACGCCCTACGCCGACCCGGCGGAGCTGGCCTTGCGCATCAGCCATGCCGCCAGCGCCGCCGGCATCGGCCTGACACTGCTGCCGGTGCTCTACAGCCATTCAGGTTTTGGCGGCCAGACGCCCAATGACGGGCAGCGCCGGTTCATCAACAGCACCGAAAACTACTTGAAGCTCCAGTCCCGCTTGCAGCCAATCCTGGCCGGGCAACCGTCCCAGGCCCTGGGCTTGTGCTTCCACTCGTTGCGCGCCGTGACACCCGGGCAGATCCAGGACGTGCTGGCCGCCAGTGACCGTGATTGCCCGGTGCACATCCACATCGCCGAGCAGCAGAAGGAAGTCGACGACTGCCTGAGCTGGAGCGGCGCCCGTCCACTGCAATGGCTGTACGAAAACACCGAAGTCGACTCGCGCTGGTGCCTGGTCCACGCCACCCACGCCAACGCCCAGGAAGTCAGCCTCATGGCCAGGAGCCGGGCGATTGCCGGCCTGTGCCTGACCACCGAAGCCAACCTGGGGGATGGGATTTTCCCGGCCGTGGATTTCCTCGCCCAGGGCGGGCGCCTGGGGATCGGCTCCGACAGCCATGTATCACTGAGCGTGGTCGAAGAATTGCGTTGGCTGGAATATGGCCAGCGGCTGCGGGATCAACGGCGCAACCGCGTGCATCGAGCGGATCAGCCGATGGTCGGCCGCACCTTGTTTGATGCCGCGCTGGAAGGCGGCGCCCAGGCCCTGGGGCAACCGATCGGCGCCCTCGAAATCGGCAAGCGCGCCGACTGGCTGGTGCTCGATGGCTGCGACCCGTACCTGGCCACGGCCCAGGGCGACGGGATCCTCAATCGCTGGCTGTTTGCCGGCGGCGATCGCCAGGTGCGCGATGTGATGGTCGGCGGACGGTGGGTGGTGCGCGATGGGCGGCATGCCGGGGAAGAGGAAAGTGCCCGGGCATTTACCCAGGTACTGCGCGAACTTTTAGGCTGA
- a CDS encoding lipocalin family protein yields the protein MMRLVFVLLAGLVLAGCATSGEDPLAPKTVNSVNLKRYQGTWYELARLPMYFQRNCAQSEAHYTLKPDGNMDVFNRCLTSDWQWEEARGTASPQVPGKTDKLWVEFDNWFSRIVPGVAKGQYWVLYVSDDYKTAIVGDPSRRYMWLLSRTPTVNSIVREELLSKARQQGYDTTRLIWRASDRQMAKTSD from the coding sequence ATGATGCGGTTAGTTTTTGTGCTTTTGGCCGGCCTGGTTTTGGCTGGCTGTGCCACTTCTGGCGAAGATCCGTTGGCGCCCAAGACGGTCAACAGCGTCAACCTCAAGCGTTACCAAGGGACCTGGTACGAGTTGGCCCGTCTACCGATGTACTTCCAGCGCAACTGCGCGCAATCGGAAGCGCACTACACCCTCAAACCTGACGGCAATATGGATGTGTTCAACCGCTGCCTGACCTCGGACTGGCAGTGGGAAGAAGCCAGGGGCACCGCCTCGCCGCAGGTGCCGGGCAAGACCGACAAGCTGTGGGTCGAGTTCGACAACTGGTTTTCGCGGATCGTGCCGGGCGTGGCGAAAGGGCAATACTGGGTGTTGTACGTCAGCGATGACTACAAGACCGCCATCGTCGGCGACCCAAGCCGTCGCTACATGTGGCTGCTGTCCCGTACACCGACCGTCAATAGCATCGTGCGCGAGGAGCTGCTGAGCAAGGCGCGCCAGCAGGGCTACGACACGACACGTCTGATCTGGCGCGCGTCGGATCGACAGATGGCCAAGACCTCGGACTGA